The following are from one region of the Natronosporangium hydrolyticum genome:
- a CDS encoding RluA family pseudouridine synthase yields the protein MPMDSWSRIRAESLLFEDDAVLALNKPVGIAVTGERHDTDLVRLAAEAGEELFPVHRIDKVTSGLILFARRLSDHGALTRQFNKRTVDKAYLVITETTGLPPAGRVELPLSVGRKNRVRIAAPREAIVADPQGGHWTVPETELLDTKRYPAITDFTTRWYDDRSTLLVVRPRTGRRHQIRVHLAWIGHPILGDPLFDKAGTAARTYLHSWQLGFDAAWRGGERLQLVAPPRAEFWAPIGGPVDLDPADGR from the coding sequence ATGCCCATGGACAGCTGGTCGCGGATCCGAGCGGAGTCGCTGCTCTTCGAGGACGACGCGGTCCTGGCGCTGAACAAGCCAGTGGGCATCGCGGTCACCGGGGAGCGGCACGACACGGATCTGGTGCGGCTCGCCGCCGAAGCGGGCGAGGAGCTCTTTCCGGTGCACCGGATCGACAAGGTGACCTCGGGGCTGATCCTGTTCGCGCGGCGGCTTTCCGACCACGGTGCCCTCACTCGGCAGTTCAACAAGCGCACCGTCGACAAGGCGTACCTGGTGATTACCGAGACCACCGGACTGCCGCCGGCCGGGCGGGTGGAGCTACCGCTCAGCGTCGGCCGCAAGAACCGGGTCCGGATCGCCGCGCCGAGGGAGGCGATCGTCGCCGACCCGCAGGGCGGCCACTGGACCGTGCCGGAGACCGAACTGCTCGACACCAAGCGGTATCCGGCCATCACCGACTTCACCACCCGCTGGTACGACGATCGGAGCACGCTGCTGGTGGTGCGGCCGCGGACGGGCCGGCGGCATCAGATCCGGGTCCACCTGGCGTGGATCGGTCACCCGATCCTCGGCGACCCGCTCTTCGACAAGGCCGGCACGGCGGCGCGGACCTACCTGCACTCGTGGCAGCTCGGTTTCGATGCCGCCTGGCGGGGCGGGGAACGGCTGCAACTGGTGGCGCCGCCGCGGGCGGAGTTCTGGGCTCCCATCGGTGGTCCGGTCGACCTCGACCCGGCAGACGGCCGGTAG
- a CDS encoding ABC transporter substrate-binding protein, whose protein sequence is MLNRGLSRRAVLAGAGGMGAAAVLGGCATGGGGDSGGDGTLVLQSSLSDEAPRQALTEVVDDYDEHDVTLNTIAIETFRAQLPSYLSSGNPPDVLTWYAGAVARDYAQRGFLLDLSDLWSGDGACANFSDALRELSTDDAGQQIFVPTNYYWWGVFYRRSAFDEWGVQPAETWDDFLALCAEIQGQGADPLAMGTGGTPWVASGWFDYLNLRINGVDFHRELLAGEHSFDGPEVREVMERYRELLPYFDPNGRSQSWQDAVTPLVNKSAGMYLIGAFITQLVPEDELDDIDFFRVPVIDSAVPLAEEAPTDGYFASANSTDPEGAMSLLAHLASPEAQQKFIELSASSNLPTSPDVDTSSFSPLVQKGIELLNESAAITQFFNRDSSDELQTTADDALTRFLDRPDDVDTILADWQSAAARVFSS, encoded by the coding sequence ATGCTCAACCGCGGACTCAGCCGCCGCGCGGTGCTCGCCGGAGCCGGCGGAATGGGAGCGGCCGCCGTACTTGGGGGCTGCGCCACCGGCGGCGGCGGTGACAGCGGCGGCGACGGCACGCTGGTGCTGCAGTCGTCGCTCTCCGACGAAGCACCCCGGCAAGCGCTCACCGAAGTCGTCGACGACTACGACGAACACGACGTCACCCTGAACACCATCGCGATCGAGACCTTCCGGGCCCAACTGCCCAGCTACCTCAGCTCCGGCAACCCGCCCGACGTCCTCACCTGGTACGCCGGTGCGGTCGCCCGGGACTACGCCCAGCGCGGATTCCTGCTCGACCTCTCCGACCTGTGGAGCGGCGACGGCGCGTGCGCCAACTTCTCCGACGCGCTGCGGGAACTCTCCACCGACGACGCCGGCCAACAGATCTTCGTACCCACCAACTACTACTGGTGGGGCGTGTTCTACCGGCGCTCCGCCTTCGACGAGTGGGGCGTGCAGCCCGCCGAGACCTGGGACGACTTCCTGGCGCTCTGCGCCGAGATCCAGGGCCAGGGCGCCGACCCACTGGCGATGGGCACCGGCGGTACGCCATGGGTGGCCTCCGGCTGGTTCGACTACCTCAACCTGCGGATCAACGGCGTCGACTTCCACCGGGAGCTGCTCGCTGGCGAGCACTCATTCGACGGCCCGGAAGTTCGCGAGGTGATGGAGCGGTACCGGGAGCTGCTGCCCTACTTCGACCCGAACGGCCGCTCACAGTCCTGGCAGGACGCGGTCACCCCGCTGGTGAACAAGAGCGCCGGCATGTACCTGATCGGCGCCTTCATCACCCAACTGGTGCCCGAGGACGAGCTCGACGACATCGACTTCTTCCGGGTCCCGGTCATCGACTCCGCCGTGCCGCTGGCCGAGGAGGCGCCCACCGACGGCTACTTCGCCAGCGCCAACTCGACCGACCCGGAGGGCGCGATGAGCCTGCTCGCCCACCTCGCCTCACCCGAGGCGCAGCAGAAGTTCATCGAGCTCTCGGCCTCGTCGAACCTCCCCACCTCCCCGGACGTCGACACCTCGAGCTTCTCGCCGCTGGTGCAGAAGGGGATTGAGCTGCTCAACGAGAGCGCGGCGATCACCCAGTTCTTCAACCGCGACTCCAGCGACGAGCTGCAGACCACCGCCGACGATGCGCTGACCAGGTTCCTCGACCGTCCCGACGATGTGGACACGATCCTGGCTGATTGGCAGTCCGCCGCCGCGCGGGTCTTCTCGTCGTGA
- a CDS encoding xylulokinase — MAAPGRLVRGVVIGAAAPAVLVGVDVGTSALKVAAVTEAGALVAEHTEPYPPQPGDGLTEQDAAGWWRATTAALRRVCADRPVRAVAVTGQAPTLVAVDAALVPRGPALTWADRRAAAEAREVGAWLAANPPAGRPVTAPADAFFGTAKLLWWQRHRADLTGAHRVLAANGFIVSQLTGECSLDESTAGLLQGWDGQFAPAIRRELPVELFPAVAGCAEIVGTVTGSAAAACGLPVGVPVVAGAIDAVTSALETGTLAAADPTTVMTGSSTVTVSAVERGERRDRLIATRHAVPGTDLLITATVTAGSVLDWVRRLTGLSQLPEDPAELPATRPSRLLLSPGFGGERTPTWDADARGAISGLDLATGPADLLLAGYEGTAFALADNLDVLGLPAGAPVRASGTAAYSRAWLQLTADVIGRRMARPALGRGASAGAALLAGLGVGGFDLADLRELSAPVAAVAEPDPARAAAYRERLSQWRALRDAAAHLRSDH, encoded by the coding sequence GTGGCAGCACCCGGACGGCTCGTTCGCGGAGTGGTGATCGGCGCCGCCGCGCCTGCGGTCCTGGTCGGTGTCGACGTGGGTACCTCGGCGCTCAAGGTCGCGGCGGTCACCGAGGCCGGGGCCCTGGTCGCCGAGCACACTGAACCGTATCCGCCCCAACCGGGCGACGGCTTAACCGAGCAGGACGCGGCCGGCTGGTGGCGGGCGACCACCGCCGCCCTGCGCCGGGTCTGCGCCGACCGGCCGGTCCGGGCGGTGGCGGTGACCGGGCAGGCGCCGACGCTGGTCGCGGTCGACGCCGCGCTGGTGCCCCGTGGCCCGGCGCTGACCTGGGCGGACCGCCGAGCCGCGGCGGAGGCGCGGGAGGTCGGGGCGTGGCTGGCGGCGAACCCGCCGGCCGGCCGCCCGGTCACCGCGCCAGCGGACGCCTTCTTCGGCACCGCGAAGCTGTTGTGGTGGCAGCGGCACCGCGCCGACCTGACCGGGGCGCACCGGGTGCTGGCGGCCAACGGGTTCATCGTCTCCCAATTGACCGGCGAGTGCAGCCTCGACGAGAGCACCGCCGGTCTGTTGCAAGGCTGGGACGGGCAGTTCGCGCCGGCGATCCGGCGGGAGCTGCCGGTCGAGCTGTTTCCTGCGGTCGCCGGCTGCGCCGAGATCGTCGGGACGGTGACGGGATCCGCCGCGGCCGCCTGCGGGTTGCCGGTGGGGGTGCCGGTGGTGGCGGGCGCGATCGACGCGGTCACCTCGGCGCTGGAGACCGGCACGCTGGCCGCCGCCGACCCGACCACGGTCATGACCGGCTCGTCCACGGTGACGGTGAGCGCGGTCGAGCGGGGGGAGCGTCGGGACCGGCTGATCGCCACCCGGCACGCGGTGCCCGGCACCGACCTGCTCATCACCGCCACGGTCACCGCCGGCTCGGTGCTCGACTGGGTCCGGCGACTCACCGGCCTCAGCCAGCTCCCCGAGGACCCGGCCGAGTTGCCCGCGACCCGGCCGTCCCGGCTGCTGCTCTCGCCCGGGTTCGGCGGCGAACGCACGCCGACCTGGGATGCTGACGCCCGGGGCGCGATCAGCGGGCTCGACCTAGCCACCGGCCCGGCGGATCTGCTGCTGGCCGGGTACGAGGGGACGGCGTTCGCGCTCGCCGACAACCTCGACGTGCTGGGGCTGCCGGCCGGCGCGCCGGTGCGGGCCAGCGGCACCGCCGCGTACAGCCGGGCGTGGTTGCAGCTGACCGCGGATGTGATCGGCAGGCGGATGGCGCGGCCGGCGTTGGGCCGGGGCGCGTCGGCCGGGGCCGCGCTGCTCGCTGGCCTTGGGGTCGGCGGCTTCGACCTGGCTGATCTGCGGGAGCTGAGCGCGCCGGTGGCCGCGGTCGCTGAGCCGGACCCGGCGCGGGCGGCGGCCTACCGGGAGCGGCTCAGCCAGTGGCGGGCGCTGCGGGACGCCGCCGCTCACCTCCGCTCGGACCACTGA
- the dgoD gene encoding galactonate dehydratase, protein MKIDRIETFLVPPRWLFCRIATDDGVVGWGEPVVEGRAEVVRAAVEVLSEYLIGADPLRIEHHWQVLSKGGFYRGGPVLASAVAGIDQALWDIAGKAYGAPVHALLGGPVRDRARVYAWVGGDEPGEVVDAVAAHVAAGMTAVKMNACGRLAPIPTPAEVDQIVDRAAAAREALGPDRDLALDLHGRATYPAARSIVSAVAEVRPLLLEEPLLPEHGARLADLVASSPVPLATGERLYSRPDFLPVLQAGVAVVQPDPSHAGGISEVRRIAALAETHGALLAPHCPLGPVALAASLQVALATPNFLIQEHSMGIHYHTGADLLDYVLDPEPLQIVDGHIRRTEAPGLGVTVDEAAIRRADQRGHAWRNPVWQHPDGSFAEW, encoded by the coding sequence ATGAAGATCGACCGGATCGAGACCTTCCTGGTGCCGCCGCGCTGGCTGTTCTGCCGGATCGCCACCGACGACGGCGTGGTCGGCTGGGGCGAGCCGGTGGTGGAGGGGCGCGCCGAGGTGGTCCGCGCGGCGGTGGAGGTGCTCTCCGAATATCTCATCGGCGCGGATCCGCTCCGGATCGAGCACCACTGGCAGGTGCTCTCCAAGGGTGGCTTCTACCGCGGTGGCCCGGTGCTGGCCAGCGCGGTCGCCGGGATCGACCAGGCGCTGTGGGACATCGCCGGGAAGGCTTACGGCGCGCCGGTGCACGCGCTGCTCGGCGGGCCGGTGCGGGACCGGGCCCGGGTCTACGCCTGGGTCGGCGGGGACGAGCCCGGCGAAGTCGTCGACGCGGTCGCGGCCCACGTGGCGGCCGGGATGACGGCGGTCAAGATGAACGCCTGCGGCCGGCTCGCGCCGATCCCCACACCGGCCGAAGTGGACCAAATCGTCGACCGCGCGGCCGCCGCCCGGGAGGCGCTCGGCCCGGACCGGGATCTCGCGCTCGACCTGCACGGGCGCGCCACCTACCCCGCCGCCCGCAGCATCGTCTCGGCGGTGGCCGAGGTCCGCCCGCTGCTGCTGGAGGAGCCGCTGCTGCCGGAGCACGGAGCGCGCCTGGCAGACCTGGTCGCTAGCTCGCCGGTGCCGCTCGCCACCGGCGAACGGCTCTACAGCCGACCTGACTTTTTACCGGTGCTGCAGGCCGGCGTGGCGGTGGTACAGCCGGATCCGTCGCACGCAGGCGGCATCTCCGAGGTACGCCGAATCGCCGCGCTCGCCGAGACCCACGGTGCGCTGCTCGCCCCCCACTGCCCACTAGGGCCGGTGGCGCTCGCGGCCAGCCTGCAGGTCGCGCTGGCCACTCCCAACTTCCTGATTCAGGAGCACAGCATGGGGATCCACTACCACACCGGGGCCGACCTGCTCGACTATGTGCTGGACCCCGAGCCGCTGCAGATCGTCGACGGGCACATCCGGCGTACCGAGGCCCCCGGGCTCGGCGTCACCGTCGACGAGGCGGCGATCCGGCGCGCCGACCAGCGCGGCCACGCCTGGCGGAATCCGGTGTGGCAGCACCCGGACGGCTCGTTCGCGGAGTGGTGA
- a CDS encoding 2-hydroxyacid dehydrogenase — translation MARKLLVAGDYFVTPGLVSAALADRVGEAVAVTELTLPWPHEPLRDVAEVSEASGDEERLVDALAGVEIAITQVAPFTSRVFAAAESLRLVVVCRGGPVNVNLAAAQQHGVQVRNTPGRNAVAAAEHTVALLLAALRRVPELHADLRAGHWDGSRYALTEVGEELAGNTVGLVGYGEIGRRVARVLRAFDAQVLVSDPYLDTATLEGAETVSLPELLARSRVVSLHARLTEQTRHLIGAAELAAMPRGAVLVNTARGGLLDYPAVVAALASGQLGAAALDVFDVEPLPPDAPILTAPRVVLTPHLAGGTRQTAQRAAALSAEVVAEYLRR, via the coding sequence ATGGCGCGGAAGCTGTTGGTGGCCGGCGATTACTTCGTCACGCCCGGGCTGGTGAGTGCGGCGCTGGCCGACCGGGTCGGCGAGGCGGTGGCGGTCACCGAGCTGACGCTGCCGTGGCCGCATGAACCACTGCGGGACGTGGCCGAGGTGTCCGAGGCCTCCGGGGACGAGGAGCGGTTGGTCGACGCGCTGGCCGGCGTCGAGATCGCGATCACCCAGGTGGCGCCGTTCACCAGCAGGGTCTTCGCCGCAGCCGAGTCACTGCGGCTGGTGGTGGTGTGCCGCGGCGGGCCGGTCAACGTCAACCTGGCCGCTGCGCAGCAGCACGGCGTGCAGGTCCGCAATACGCCTGGCCGCAACGCGGTCGCGGCGGCCGAGCACACGGTCGCGCTACTACTCGCGGCCCTGCGCCGGGTGCCGGAGCTGCACGCCGACCTGCGGGCGGGCCACTGGGACGGTTCCCGGTACGCGCTGACCGAAGTGGGCGAGGAGCTCGCCGGCAACACCGTCGGGTTGGTCGGCTACGGCGAGATCGGCCGCCGCGTCGCCCGGGTGCTGCGCGCCTTCGACGCCCAGGTGTTAGTCAGCGACCCGTACCTGGATACGGCCACATTGGAGGGAGCGGAGACGGTGAGCCTGCCCGAGCTGCTGGCGCGCTCCCGGGTGGTGAGCCTGCATGCCCGGCTCACCGAGCAGACCCGGCACCTGATCGGCGCCGCCGAGCTGGCGGCGATGCCGCGCGGCGCGGTGCTGGTCAATACGGCCCGCGGCGGACTGCTCGACTACCCAGCAGTGGTGGCAGCCCTCGCATCTGGACAGTTGGGGGCGGCGGCGCTGGACGTGTTCGATGTGGAGCCGCTACCACCGGATGCGCCGATCCTTACCGCTCCCCGGGTGGTGCTCACGCCGCACCTGGCCGGCGGGACCCGGCAGACCGCGCAGCGGGCCGCCGCCCTCTCCGCGGAGGTGGTCGCCGAGTACCTGCGGCGCTGA
- a CDS encoding FadR/GntR family transcriptional regulator: protein MQQYATRGVHGQTVEIIAQRILTGELAEGDTLDIAALQAEFDVSLTALREALKVLAAKGLVDARPKRGTFVRPRANWSLLDADVLRWQFAHQAQPGLLADLHELRSIVEPGAANLAAARATEADLAALESALADMAAAGSDVPAAVEADLAFHRALLTATHNELLLRMEVVIETGLAERDRMVHGAVGTDDPVPSHRAVVDAISQRRPAEAEQAMRRLLEKAVQDVARLGDVPAPRDADRDGRQ, encoded by the coding sequence ATGCAGCAGTACGCGACGCGCGGCGTACACGGCCAGACGGTCGAAATCATCGCCCAGCGCATCCTGACCGGCGAACTGGCCGAGGGAGACACACTCGACATCGCGGCGCTGCAGGCGGAGTTCGACGTGAGCCTGACCGCGCTCCGAGAGGCGCTGAAGGTGCTCGCCGCCAAAGGGCTGGTCGATGCCCGCCCGAAGCGGGGCACTTTCGTGCGGCCCCGGGCAAACTGGAGCCTGCTCGACGCCGACGTGCTCCGCTGGCAATTCGCCCATCAGGCCCAGCCCGGACTGCTGGCAGACCTGCATGAGCTGCGGAGCATCGTCGAACCCGGCGCGGCCAATCTCGCCGCTGCCCGCGCTACCGAGGCCGACCTGGCGGCGCTGGAGTCGGCGCTGGCGGACATGGCGGCGGCCGGCTCGGATGTCCCGGCCGCGGTCGAGGCCGACCTCGCCTTCCACCGCGCCCTGCTCACCGCTACCCATAACGAGCTGCTGCTCCGGATGGAGGTGGTGATCGAGACCGGCCTGGCGGAACGGGACCGGATGGTCCACGGCGCGGTCGGTACCGACGATCCGGTGCCCAGCCACCGGGCGGTCGTGGACGCGATCAGCCAGCGCCGGCCCGCCGAGGCCGAGCAGGCGATGCGGCGGCTGTTGGAGAAGGCGGTGCAGGACGTAGCCCGACTGGGCGACGTGCCGGCGCCGCGCGACGCGGATCGGGACGGCCGGCAATGA
- a CDS encoding S8 family peptidase — MRTRTQRGVAGAATAVLLVTAGCTSGGSWSDGAGPDPSLPMSEVSAITDGDVIRLSWAPVADADRYRFSDGAYTTDVPATICGEQCALTIADPPPRAQVAVSAVRADGTFSAAATTPVTAPGAPGGAVAVDEPAVLLVHNGAAYGEAVRPRVEVVPVDSADAAQQLIDDAYRSGSGVLSASLNLPAGQLAGPPPRLVSQPAAGPPADATWQVEAMRFDLRPGDPPGDGIVVATIEGGGVATEHPSLRGVVADGHHVDAPAGEGNGVTDPTVHATGVASLIAGQPAGDVPGIAPGARIHPVDIGDRRESDLIEGIIAAVDAGADIINVSMAVECRSVLGITRCPDGIQAATDYAEREGVVVVAGAGNNGSGDQCGGEPNADQWPAVLDTVISVGAYEPTGVVWPCTPYRPDLDVLAPGVRLLLAEPGGGYAIGSGASFAAPLVSGLIAVLLAERPQLTPAEIRELLPQWLRPNQELDVAAALTSLPPD, encoded by the coding sequence GTGCGTACGCGTACACAGCGAGGGGTGGCCGGGGCCGCGACAGCGGTTCTGCTGGTCACGGCCGGGTGCACCAGCGGCGGTTCCTGGTCCGACGGCGCGGGACCCGACCCGTCGTTGCCCATGTCCGAGGTCTCCGCGATCACCGACGGCGACGTGATCAGGCTCAGCTGGGCACCGGTGGCCGACGCCGACCGGTACCGGTTCAGCGATGGCGCTTACACCACCGACGTACCCGCGACCATCTGCGGTGAGCAGTGCGCGTTGACGATCGCCGACCCGCCGCCCCGAGCGCAGGTGGCGGTCAGCGCGGTCCGGGCCGACGGCACCTTCTCCGCCGCCGCCACCACGCCGGTCACCGCACCGGGCGCACCGGGCGGCGCGGTCGCCGTCGACGAACCCGCGGTACTGCTGGTCCACAACGGGGCCGCGTACGGCGAGGCCGTCCGCCCCCGGGTCGAGGTCGTCCCGGTCGACTCGGCCGATGCCGCGCAGCAGCTGATCGACGACGCGTACCGGTCGGGCAGCGGCGTGCTCAGCGCATCGCTGAACCTCCCCGCCGGGCAGCTCGCCGGTCCCCCGCCGCGGCTGGTCAGCCAACCCGCCGCCGGGCCGCCCGCGGACGCCACCTGGCAAGTGGAGGCGATGCGGTTCGACCTGCGGCCAGGCGATCCACCGGGGGACGGGATCGTGGTCGCCACGATCGAGGGCGGCGGGGTAGCCACCGAGCACCCGTCGTTGCGTGGGGTGGTCGCCGACGGGCACCACGTCGACGCGCCGGCCGGCGAAGGCAACGGCGTCACCGATCCGACGGTGCACGCCACCGGAGTCGCCTCGCTGATCGCCGGTCAGCCCGCCGGTGACGTGCCCGGGATCGCGCCAGGAGCCCGAATCCACCCGGTCGACATCGGCGACCGCCGGGAGAGCGACCTGATCGAGGGAATCATCGCGGCGGTGGACGCCGGAGCGGACATCATCAACGTCTCGATGGCGGTGGAGTGCCGGTCGGTGCTGGGGATCACCCGGTGCCCGGACGGCATCCAAGCCGCCACCGACTACGCCGAACGCGAGGGCGTGGTGGTGGTCGCCGGGGCCGGCAACAACGGTAGCGGTGACCAGTGCGGCGGCGAACCGAACGCGGACCAGTGGCCGGCGGTGCTGGACACGGTGATCTCGGTCGGTGCGTACGAGCCGACCGGGGTGGTGTGGCCGTGCACCCCGTACCGGCCCGACCTCGACGTGCTCGCCCCGGGCGTGCGACTGCTGCTCGCCGAACCGGGCGGCGGTTACGCGATCGGCTCCGGCGCCTCGTTCGCGGCGCCGCTGGTCAGTGGCCTGATCGCGGTGCTGCTGGCGGAGCGACCGCAGCTGACCCCGGCGGAGATCCGGGAGCTGCTGCCGCAGTGGCTTCGCCCGAACCAGGAACTCGATGTGGCGGCGGCCCTGACCTCACTGCCACCCGATTAG
- a CDS encoding SDR family NAD(P)-dependent oxidoreductase has translation MDGRTTERTALVTGAAGGIGAACARRLAATGVGVLLTDVRSAEPVAEEIRDQGGKAYALIADVADEAAWLAAVRAARERFGPVHTLVSNAYTVAVAPADQTTRESWDQQLAVCLTGTFLGVRACLPDLRETGGSVVVVSSVHALIGLPGHPAYAAAKGGLVALARQLAVEYGPSIRVNSVLPGPIRTAAWDRVSAADQQRSAAATVAGRLGTPEEVAGAVAFLASPEASYITGTSLVVDGGWSAVKSSA, from the coding sequence ATGGACGGACGGACAACTGAGCGGACCGCGCTGGTCACCGGCGCGGCGGGCGGGATCGGCGCGGCCTGCGCCCGGCGGCTCGCCGCCACCGGCGTCGGTGTCCTGCTGACCGACGTCCGCTCCGCGGAACCAGTAGCCGAGGAGATCCGCGACCAGGGTGGGAAGGCGTACGCCCTGATCGCCGACGTCGCGGACGAGGCAGCCTGGCTCGCCGCAGTCCGCGCCGCCCGGGAACGTTTCGGGCCGGTGCACACGCTGGTCAGCAACGCGTACACGGTGGCGGTCGCGCCGGCCGACCAGACCACCCGGGAATCCTGGGACCAGCAGCTCGCGGTCTGCCTCACCGGCACCTTCCTGGGGGTCCGGGCGTGCCTGCCCGACCTGCGCGAGACCGGCGGCAGCGTGGTCGTGGTCTCCTCGGTGCACGCGTTGATCGGGCTACCCGGCCACCCCGCCTACGCCGCCGCCAAGGGCGGGCTAGTGGCGCTAGCGCGCCAGCTCGCGGTCGAGTATGGCCCGTCGATCCGGGTGAACTCGGTCCTGCCCGGACCGATCCGCACCGCCGCCTGGGACCGGGTCTCCGCGGCCGACCAGCAGCGCAGCGCCGCCGCCACGGTCGCCGGCCGACTCGGCACCCCGGAGGAGGTGGCCGGCGCGGTAGCGTTTCTAGCGTCCCCTGAGGCCAGCTACATCACCGGGACCAGCCTGGTGGTCGACGGGGGGTGGAGCGCGGTCAAATCCTCCGCATGA
- the htpG gene encoding molecular chaperone HtpG, translated as MSNPVETLEFQAEARQLLQLMVHSIYSNKDIFLRELISNASDALDKLRLATMRDKDLVADASDLHIAIETDPEQRTLTVRDNGVGMSRDEVVELIGTIAKSGTAELLQKLREAQDSAAPQELIGQFGVGFYATFMVAEKVTLTTRRAGETDGTRWESAGEGTYTIETVADLPQGTAVTLHLKPADDDDRLFDYTAEWKIRQIVKQYSDFIAWPIRMAVAKPAPADTEGAEPAEPTTEVQTLNSQRALWARPRAEVSEEEYHEFYKHVSHDWRNPMEIISMRGEGTFEYEALLFIPSQAPFDLFNADTRRGLQLYVKRVQIMEHCDTLLPNYLRFIRGVVDAHDLSLNISREILQQDRQIQVMRRRLVKKVLQTLKELKTNDAERYLTFWQEFGQVLKEGLLEDADNQELLLELLLLPSTHDAERPTSLAEYVERMKDGQSSIFYLTGESRTMIENSPHIEAFRAREYEVLALTDPVDDVWVERVGEFAGQPLQSIAKGQIDLETEEEKQQAESTRAEQHKEYASLLEWLTKALSEDLKEVRLSSRLTTSPACIVGADHDVTPTMEKLYRAMGQELPPVKRILELNPSHPLVTALRDAHGQDSGQETLTETAELLYGTALLAEGGELKDPVRFSRLLADRLARSL; from the coding sequence GTGAGCAACCCGGTCGAGACGCTCGAGTTCCAAGCCGAGGCTCGGCAGCTGCTGCAGCTGATGGTCCACTCGATCTACTCGAACAAGGACATCTTCCTACGCGAGTTGATCTCCAATGCCTCGGACGCCCTGGATAAGCTACGGCTGGCCACGATGCGCGACAAAGACCTGGTCGCCGACGCCTCGGACCTGCACATCGCCATCGAGACCGACCCGGAGCAGCGCACCCTGACGGTCCGGGACAACGGCGTCGGCATGTCCCGCGACGAGGTGGTCGAGCTGATCGGCACGATCGCCAAGTCCGGCACCGCAGAGCTGCTGCAGAAGCTACGGGAAGCGCAGGATTCGGCGGCCCCCCAGGAGCTCATCGGACAGTTCGGGGTCGGCTTCTACGCCACCTTCATGGTCGCCGAGAAGGTCACGCTGACCACCCGGCGTGCCGGCGAAACCGACGGCACCCGGTGGGAGTCGGCCGGTGAGGGCACCTACACCATCGAGACCGTGGCCGACCTCCCCCAGGGGACCGCGGTGACCCTGCACCTGAAGCCCGCCGACGACGATGACCGGCTCTTCGACTACACCGCCGAGTGGAAGATCCGGCAGATCGTCAAGCAGTACAGCGACTTCATCGCCTGGCCGATCCGGATGGCGGTGGCGAAACCGGCGCCGGCCGACACCGAGGGTGCGGAGCCGGCCGAACCCACCACCGAGGTGCAGACGCTGAACTCACAGCGGGCGCTCTGGGCTCGACCGCGGGCGGAGGTGAGCGAGGAGGAGTACCACGAGTTCTACAAGCACGTCAGCCACGACTGGCGCAACCCGATGGAGATCATCTCTATGCGGGGTGAGGGGACCTTCGAGTACGAGGCGCTGCTGTTCATCCCCTCCCAGGCGCCCTTCGACCTGTTCAACGCCGACACCCGGCGCGGGCTCCAGCTCTACGTCAAGCGGGTCCAGATCATGGAGCACTGCGACACCCTGCTCCCCAATTACCTGCGCTTCATCCGGGGCGTGGTAGACGCGCACGACCTGTCGCTGAACATCTCCCGAGAGATCCTGCAGCAGGACCGACAGATCCAGGTGATGCGCCGCCGGCTGGTAAAGAAGGTGTTGCAGACCCTCAAGGAGCTCAAGACCAACGACGCCGAGCGGTACCTCACCTTCTGGCAGGAGTTCGGTCAGGTGCTGAAGGAAGGGCTGCTGGAGGACGCCGACAACCAGGAGCTACTGCTGGAGCTGCTGCTGCTGCCCTCCACTCACGACGCCGAACGGCCCACCTCACTCGCCGAGTACGTCGAGCGGATGAAGGACGGCCAGTCCAGCATCTTCTACCTCACCGGCGAGTCCCGGACGATGATCGAAAACTCGCCGCACATTGAGGCGTTCCGCGCCCGTGAGTACGAGGTGCTGGCGCTCACCGACCCGGTCGACGATGTCTGGGTGGAGCGGGTCGGCGAGTTCGCCGGGCAGCCGCTGCAGTCGATCGCCAAGGGGCAGATCGACCTGGAGACCGAAGAGGAGAAGCAGCAGGCCGAGTCCACCCGGGCAGAGCAGCACAAGGAGTACGCGTCGCTGCTGGAGTGGCTGACCAAGGCCCTCAGCGAGGATCTGAAGGAGGTCCGGCTCTCGTCCCGGTTGACCACCTCCCCGGCTTGCATCGTCGGCGCCGACCACGACGTCACCCCGACCATGGAGAAGCTCTACCGCGCGATGGGGCAGGAGCTGCCGCCGGTCAAGCGGATCCTGGAGCTGAACCCGTCCCACCCGCTGGTGACCGCGCTGCGCGACGCCCACGGGCAGGACTCCGGTCAGGAGACGCTGACCGAGACCGCCGAGCTGCTCTACGGCACCGCTCTGCTCGCCGAGGGCGGCGAGCTGAAGGACCCGGTGCGATTCTCTCGGCTGCTGGCCGACCGGCTGGCCCGCTCGCTCTAG